The proteins below are encoded in one region of Phyllopteryx taeniolatus isolate TA_2022b chromosome 11, UOR_Ptae_1.2, whole genome shotgun sequence:
- the LOC133485937 gene encoding coiled-coil domain-containing protein 6-like encodes MADSASESDTDGAGSSSATPMSTCASNSGKPSIVISQFRLEELTNRLASLQQENKVLKIELETFKLKCKALQEENRDLRKASVTIQARAEQEEEFISNTLFKKIQALQKEKETLAVNYEKEEEFLTNELSRKLMQLQHEKAELEQHLEQEQEFQVNKLMKKIKKMENETISKQLTLEQLRREKIDLENTLEQEQEALVNRLWKRMDKLEAEKRILQEKLDQPVSAPPSPRDVSMEIDSPENMMRHIRFLKNEVERLKKSLRTTELQHTEKRAQYIEEERHMREENVRLQRKLQREMERREALCRQLSESESSLEMDDERYFNEMSAQGLRARTVSSPIPYTPSPSSSRPISPGLSYGSHTVGFTPPATLSRAAISHYNTPALHVHGSSSHSVARPSPRRSTSPDKFKRPTPPPSPNTHSGALQPQPPPPPPAQPMVQSMSSPAAMSQHAAGAQPPPSQP; translated from the exons ATGGCGGACAGCGCGAGCGAGAGCGACACCGACGGCGCGGGCAGCAGCTCGGCCACCCCGATGTCGACCTGCGCCTCCAACTCGGGCAAGCCGAGCATCGTGATCTCACAGTTTCGCCTGGAGGAGCTCACCAACCGGCTGGCCTCGCTGCAGCAGGAGAACAAAGTTCTGAAAATCGAGCTGGAGACGTTCAAACTCAAGTGCAAAGCGCTGCAGGAGGAGAATCGAGACCTGCGCAAAGCTAGCGTCACTATT CAAGCCCGAGCAGAGCAGGAGGAAGAGTTCATTAGCAACACCTTGTTCAAGAAGATCCAAGCCCTCCAGAAGGAGAAGGAGACCCTGGCTGTCAACTATGAGAAAGAGGAGGAGTTTCTCACCAACGAGCTGTCCAGGAAGCTCATGCAA CTCCAACATGAGAAGGCTGAACTGGAGCAGCACCTGGAGCAGGAGCAGGAGTTCCAGGTCAACAAGCTCATGAAGAAGATCAAGAAGATGGAGAACGagaccatctccaagcagctgactttggagcaG TTGAGGCGGGAGAAGATCGACCTTGAGAACACATTAGAGCAGGAACAAGAAGCCCTCGTCAACAGACTGTGGAAGCGGATGGACAAGCTGGAGGCAGAGAAAAG GATCCTACAGGAGAAGTTGGACCAGCCCGTGTCggccccgccgtccccacgggaCGTCTCCATGGAGATCGACTCCCCAGAGAACATGATGCGGCATATCCGCTTCCTGAAGAATGAGGTGGAGAGGCTTAAGAAGAGCTTGCGCACCACCGAGCTGCAGC ACACGGAGAAGCGTGCGCAGTACATCGAGGAGGAGCGACACATGAGGGAGGAGAACGTCAGGCTGCAGAGAAAGCTCCAGAGGGAGATGGAGCGTCGGGAGGCGCTGTGCAGACAGTTGTCGGAGAGCGAGTCCAGCCTGGAGATGGACGACGAGCG GTACTTCAATGAAATGTCGGCGCAGGGTCTGCGAGCGAGGACGGTGTCCAGCCCCATCCCGTACACCCCCTCCCCCAGCTCCAGCCGCCCCATATCTCCAG GTCTCTCATATGGCAGCCACACAGTCGGCTTCACCCCGCCGGCCACTCTGTCCAGAGCCGCCATCTCCCACTACAACACCCCCGCCCTGCACGTCCACGGAAGCTCCTCCCACTCCGTAGCG AGGCCCTCGCCAAGGAGAAGCACCAGCCCTGACAAATTCAAACGTCCGACTCCCCCACCGTCCCCCAACACACACTCAGGGGCCCTGCAGCCACAGCCTCCGCCGCCCCCGCCGGCCCAGCCCATGGTCCAGTCCATGTCTTCCCCGGCAGCCATGTCGCAGCACGCCGCCGGGGCCCAGCCGCCTCCCTCCCAGCCTTAA